The Glycine max cultivar Williams 82 chromosome 12, Glycine_max_v4.0, whole genome shotgun sequence genome window below encodes:
- the LOC100820217 gene encoding WD repeat-containing protein 44 isoform X4, translating into MTQEAVDHDHEEDDTESCFFQDSNDRLLSSSSCSTSTSDDDTPTPQNDTLTPHNDTNATKNIASLNALPQFPFPTMCKYDAWISEPSSLSERRSRLLRQFGLPAPPPSSAAIPRSASSHHCTDTFSTTAAATIPRSKSDNTADRGTKHCKSSVVPIHDNDDGFLVNNNNNNNNNNNNNNNNNNNNNNNNNNSNNRGRGGSVCVNNNRICVSVYEDDDGGGGIGEGNVNVSNVVDETVQACTIRDLDNGKEFVVKEDGVWNEVKEVGTGRRLTVEEFEMTVGHSPIVQELMRRQNVEEGGNGEGVDGDGGGGGVGGGGGDEGDGGKVKRKGGWFKFMSLKSVVVGQKERRSGDERDTSSSEKAGGRRSSSATDDSQDGGGLVHGGERVRVRQYGKSFKEVTGLYSSPKIQAHEGSIWCIKFSLDGRYLASAGEDCMIHVWQVFESERKGELLVEKPEDGNLNIMFLVNGSPEPSSPGMDNNSEKKRRGRLSVSRKSLSLDQLVVPETVFALTEKPVCSFKGHLHDVLDLSWSKSQRLLSSSMDKTVRLWHLSSKSCLKIFSHSDYVTCIQFNPVDDRYFISGSLDAKVRIWSIPDRQVVDWTDLHEMVTAACYTPDGQGVLIGTYKGRCHLYYSSENKLQQKSQINLQNRKKRSNHKKITGFQFVPGSSSEVLITSSDSRIRLVDGVDLVHKFKGIKRRLTFGSTTVIR; encoded by the exons ATGACCCAAGAAGCCGTGGACCACGACCACGAAGAAGACGACACCGAGTCTTGCTTTTTCCAGGACTCCAACGACCGTTTACTCTCCTCTTCTTCCTGCTCCACCTCCACCTCCGACGACGACACTCCCACTCCCCAAAACGACACCCTCACTCCCCACAACGACACTAACGCCACCAAAAACATTGCCTCCCTCAATGCCCTCCCACAATTTCCTTTTCCAACTATGTGCAAGTACGACGCCTGGATCTCCGAACCCTCCTCCCTCTCCGAACGCCGCTCCCGCCTCCTCCGCCAGTTCGGCCTCCCCGCACCGCCGCCATCCTCCGCCGCAATCCCCCGATCAGCCTCCTCTCACCATTGCACCGACACTTTCTCCACCACCGCCGCCGCCACGATTCCCCGATCGAAATCCGACAACACCGCGGATCGCGGCACCAAGCATTGCAAGTCCTCGGTTGTTCCAATCCACGACAATGACGACGGTTTTctagtaaataataataataataataataataataataataataataataataataataataataataataataataataataatagtaataatcgTGGTCGTGGTGGTTCTGTTTGTGTGAATAATAATAGGATTTGTGTGAGTGTGTATGAGgatgatgatggtggtggcGGAATTGGGGAGGGTAATGTCAATGTCAGTAATGTGGTTGATGAAACTGTGCAAGCGTGTACGATTAGGGATTTGGATAATGGGAAGGAGTTTGTGGTGAAGGAGGATGGGGTGTGGAATGAGGTGAAGGAGGTGGGCACTGGGAGGCGTCTGACAGTGGAGGAGTTCGAGATGACGGTGGGGCATTCACCGATTGTTCAGGAGCTCATGAGGAGGCAGAATGTGGAGGAAGGTGGTAATGGGGAGGGTGTGgatggtgatggtggtggtggtggtgttggtggtggtggtggtgatgaggGGGATGGTGGCAAGGTGAAGAGGAAAGGGGGCTGGTTTAAGTTTATGAGTTTGAAGAGTGTTGTGGTGGGTCAGAAAGAGAGGCGGAGTGGGGATGAGAGGGATACGTCGTCGTCAGAGAAGGCGGGTGGCCGGAGGTCGAGTTCAGCCACAGATGATAGCCAGGATGGTGGTGGTTTGGTTCATGGGGGTGAGAGAGTGAGGGTTAGGCAGTATGGGAAGTCATTTAAGGAGGTTACAGGGCTTTATAGTAGCCCGAAGATTCAGGCTCATGAGGGATCCATTTGGTGCATTAAGTTTAGTTTGGATGGGAGGTATCTTGCTAGTGCGGGTGAGGATTGCATGATCCATGTTTGGCAGGTTTTTGAGTCAGAGAGGAAGGGCGAGCTGTTGGTGGAGAAACCGGAAGATGGGAATTTGAACATCATGTTTCTTGTGAATGGGTCGCCAGAGCCTTCATCTCCTGGCATGGACAATAATtcggagaagaagagaaggggGAGGTTGTCAGTTAGCAGAAAATCGTTGAGCTTGGACCAGTTAGTGGTGCCGGAAACTGTGTTTGCACTCACTGAAAAACCTGTTTGCTCCTTTAAGGGCCATCTCCATGATGTGCTTGACCTTTCTTGGTCCAAGTCTCAG CGCTTGCTCTCATCTTCGATGGACAAAACAGTGCGACTGTGGCATTTGTCTAGCAAGTCTTGTCTGAAAATTTTTTCCCACAGTGACTATG TAACTTGCATCCAGTTTAATCCTGTTGATGATAGATACTTCATTAGTGGATCTTTGGATGCTAAGGTTCGTATATGGAGCATTCCTGATCGACAAGTTGTAGATTGGACTGATTTACATGAGATGGTCACTGCTGCTTGTTATACGCCTGATGGTCAG GGTGTGCTAATTGGTACATACAAGGGTCGCTGCCATTTATATTATTCATCTG AAAATAAGTTGCAGCAGAAAAGTCAGATAAATTTGCAGAACAGGAAAAAGAGATCGAACCACAAGAAAATTACTGGCTTCCAG TTTGTTCCTGGAAGTTCATCAGAAGTACTTATCACTTCTTCTGATTCTCGAATTCGACTTGTTGATGGTGTTGATTTGGTTCATAAGTTTAAAG GTATAAAACGGAGACTAACATTCGGGTCCACGACAGTGATCAGGTAA
- the LOC100820217 gene encoding WD repeat-containing protein 44 isoform X3, whose translation MTQEAVDHDHEEDDTESCFFQDSNDRLLSSSSCSTSTSDDDTPTPQNDTLTPHNDTNATKNIASLNALPQFPFPTMCKYDAWISEPSSLSERRSRLLRQFGLPAPPPSSAAIPRSASSHHCTDTFSTTAAATIPRSKSDNTADRGTKHCKSSVVPIHDNDDGFLVNNNNNNNNNNNNNNNNNNNNNNNNNNSNNRGRGGSVCVNNNRICVSVYEDDDGGGGIGEGNVNVSNVVDETVQACTIRDLDNGKEFVVKEDGVWNEVKEVGTGRRLTVEEFEMTVGHSPIVQELMRRQNVEEGGNGEGVDGDGGGGGVGGGGGDEGDGGKVKRKGGWFKFMSLKSVVVGQKERRSGDERDTSSSEKAGGRRSSSATDDSQDGGGLVHGGERVRVRQYGKSFKEVTGLYSSPKIQAHEGSIWCIKFSLDGRYLASAGEDCMIHVWQVFESERKGELLVEKPEDGNLNIMFLVNGSPEPSSPGMDNNSEKKRRGRLSVSRKSLSLDQLVVPETVFALTEKPVCSFKGHLHDVLDLSWSKSQRLLSSSMDKTVRLWHLSSKSCLKIFSHSDYVTCIQFNPVDDRYFISGSLDAKVRIWSIPDRQVVDWTDLHEMVTAACYTPDGQGVLIGTYKGRCHLYYSSENKLQQKSQINLQNRKKRSNHKKITGFQFVPGSSSEVLITSSDSRIRLVDGVDLVHKFKGIKRRLTFGSTTVIRWFLPVRTYCNGLILLCMVLVLWL comes from the exons ATGACCCAAGAAGCCGTGGACCACGACCACGAAGAAGACGACACCGAGTCTTGCTTTTTCCAGGACTCCAACGACCGTTTACTCTCCTCTTCTTCCTGCTCCACCTCCACCTCCGACGACGACACTCCCACTCCCCAAAACGACACCCTCACTCCCCACAACGACACTAACGCCACCAAAAACATTGCCTCCCTCAATGCCCTCCCACAATTTCCTTTTCCAACTATGTGCAAGTACGACGCCTGGATCTCCGAACCCTCCTCCCTCTCCGAACGCCGCTCCCGCCTCCTCCGCCAGTTCGGCCTCCCCGCACCGCCGCCATCCTCCGCCGCAATCCCCCGATCAGCCTCCTCTCACCATTGCACCGACACTTTCTCCACCACCGCCGCCGCCACGATTCCCCGATCGAAATCCGACAACACCGCGGATCGCGGCACCAAGCATTGCAAGTCCTCGGTTGTTCCAATCCACGACAATGACGACGGTTTTctagtaaataataataataataataataataataataataataataataataataataataataataataataataataataatagtaataatcgTGGTCGTGGTGGTTCTGTTTGTGTGAATAATAATAGGATTTGTGTGAGTGTGTATGAGgatgatgatggtggtggcGGAATTGGGGAGGGTAATGTCAATGTCAGTAATGTGGTTGATGAAACTGTGCAAGCGTGTACGATTAGGGATTTGGATAATGGGAAGGAGTTTGTGGTGAAGGAGGATGGGGTGTGGAATGAGGTGAAGGAGGTGGGCACTGGGAGGCGTCTGACAGTGGAGGAGTTCGAGATGACGGTGGGGCATTCACCGATTGTTCAGGAGCTCATGAGGAGGCAGAATGTGGAGGAAGGTGGTAATGGGGAGGGTGTGgatggtgatggtggtggtggtggtgttggtggtggtggtggtgatgaggGGGATGGTGGCAAGGTGAAGAGGAAAGGGGGCTGGTTTAAGTTTATGAGTTTGAAGAGTGTTGTGGTGGGTCAGAAAGAGAGGCGGAGTGGGGATGAGAGGGATACGTCGTCGTCAGAGAAGGCGGGTGGCCGGAGGTCGAGTTCAGCCACAGATGATAGCCAGGATGGTGGTGGTTTGGTTCATGGGGGTGAGAGAGTGAGGGTTAGGCAGTATGGGAAGTCATTTAAGGAGGTTACAGGGCTTTATAGTAGCCCGAAGATTCAGGCTCATGAGGGATCCATTTGGTGCATTAAGTTTAGTTTGGATGGGAGGTATCTTGCTAGTGCGGGTGAGGATTGCATGATCCATGTTTGGCAGGTTTTTGAGTCAGAGAGGAAGGGCGAGCTGTTGGTGGAGAAACCGGAAGATGGGAATTTGAACATCATGTTTCTTGTGAATGGGTCGCCAGAGCCTTCATCTCCTGGCATGGACAATAATtcggagaagaagagaaggggGAGGTTGTCAGTTAGCAGAAAATCGTTGAGCTTGGACCAGTTAGTGGTGCCGGAAACTGTGTTTGCACTCACTGAAAAACCTGTTTGCTCCTTTAAGGGCCATCTCCATGATGTGCTTGACCTTTCTTGGTCCAAGTCTCAG CGCTTGCTCTCATCTTCGATGGACAAAACAGTGCGACTGTGGCATTTGTCTAGCAAGTCTTGTCTGAAAATTTTTTCCCACAGTGACTATG TAACTTGCATCCAGTTTAATCCTGTTGATGATAGATACTTCATTAGTGGATCTTTGGATGCTAAGGTTCGTATATGGAGCATTCCTGATCGACAAGTTGTAGATTGGACTGATTTACATGAGATGGTCACTGCTGCTTGTTATACGCCTGATGGTCAG GGTGTGCTAATTGGTACATACAAGGGTCGCTGCCATTTATATTATTCATCTG AAAATAAGTTGCAGCAGAAAAGTCAGATAAATTTGCAGAACAGGAAAAAGAGATCGAACCACAAGAAAATTACTGGCTTCCAG TTTGTTCCTGGAAGTTCATCAGAAGTACTTATCACTTCTTCTGATTCTCGAATTCGACTTGTTGATGGTGTTGATTTGGTTCATAAGTTTAAAG GTATAAAACGGAGACTAACATTCGGGTCCACGACAGTGATCAG GTGGTTCCTACCCGTGAGAACGTATTGCAATGGGCTCATACTGTTGTGTATGGTATTGGTTTTATGGCTGTGA
- the LOC100820217 gene encoding WD repeat-containing protein 44 isoform X1, which produces MTQEAVDHDHEEDDTESCFFQDSNDRLLSSSSCSTSTSDDDTPTPQNDTLTPHNDTNATKNIASLNALPQFPFPTMCKYDAWISEPSSLSERRSRLLRQFGLPAPPPSSAAIPRSASSHHCTDTFSTTAAATIPRSKSDNTADRGTKHCKSSVVPIHDNDDGFLVNNNNNNNNNNNNNNNNNNNNNNNNNNSNNRGRGGSVCVNNNRICVSVYEDDDGGGGIGEGNVNVSNVVDETVQACTIRDLDNGKEFVVKEDGVWNEVKEVGTGRRLTVEEFEMTVGHSPIVQELMRRQNVEEGGNGEGVDGDGGGGGVGGGGGDEGDGGKVKRKGGWFKFMSLKSVVVGQKERRSGDERDTSSSEKAGGRRSSSATDDSQDGGGLVHGGERVRVRQYGKSFKEVTGLYSSPKIQAHEGSIWCIKFSLDGRYLASAGEDCMIHVWQVFESERKGELLVEKPEDGNLNIMFLVNGSPEPSSPGMDNNSEKKRRGRLSVSRKSLSLDQLVVPETVFALTEKPVCSFKGHLHDVLDLSWSKSQRLLSSSMDKTVRLWHLSSKSCLKIFSHSDYVTCIQFNPVDDRYFISGSLDAKVRIWSIPDRQVVDWTDLHEMVTAACYTPDGQGVLIGTYKGRCHLYYSSENKLQQKSQINLQNRKKRSNHKKITGFQFVPGSSSEVLITSSDSRIRLVDGVDLVHKFKGFRNANSQISACLTANGKYVVSASEDSHVYIWKNEADCRPNRSKGVAVTSTYEHFHCKDVSVAIPWPGMDDTWEMHDPYFAEEPELDDDGDEVFSANHPPTPVEENLCSEGSQFASGCNSSPLHGTIASATDSYFLDRISATWPEEKLLTTRDRSPQVSVDLSKGVNQNMSAWGMVIVTAGLQGEIKIFQNFGLPLGI; this is translated from the exons ATGACCCAAGAAGCCGTGGACCACGACCACGAAGAAGACGACACCGAGTCTTGCTTTTTCCAGGACTCCAACGACCGTTTACTCTCCTCTTCTTCCTGCTCCACCTCCACCTCCGACGACGACACTCCCACTCCCCAAAACGACACCCTCACTCCCCACAACGACACTAACGCCACCAAAAACATTGCCTCCCTCAATGCCCTCCCACAATTTCCTTTTCCAACTATGTGCAAGTACGACGCCTGGATCTCCGAACCCTCCTCCCTCTCCGAACGCCGCTCCCGCCTCCTCCGCCAGTTCGGCCTCCCCGCACCGCCGCCATCCTCCGCCGCAATCCCCCGATCAGCCTCCTCTCACCATTGCACCGACACTTTCTCCACCACCGCCGCCGCCACGATTCCCCGATCGAAATCCGACAACACCGCGGATCGCGGCACCAAGCATTGCAAGTCCTCGGTTGTTCCAATCCACGACAATGACGACGGTTTTctagtaaataataataataataataataataataataataataataataataataataataataataataataataataataatagtaataatcgTGGTCGTGGTGGTTCTGTTTGTGTGAATAATAATAGGATTTGTGTGAGTGTGTATGAGgatgatgatggtggtggcGGAATTGGGGAGGGTAATGTCAATGTCAGTAATGTGGTTGATGAAACTGTGCAAGCGTGTACGATTAGGGATTTGGATAATGGGAAGGAGTTTGTGGTGAAGGAGGATGGGGTGTGGAATGAGGTGAAGGAGGTGGGCACTGGGAGGCGTCTGACAGTGGAGGAGTTCGAGATGACGGTGGGGCATTCACCGATTGTTCAGGAGCTCATGAGGAGGCAGAATGTGGAGGAAGGTGGTAATGGGGAGGGTGTGgatggtgatggtggtggtggtggtgttggtggtggtggtggtgatgaggGGGATGGTGGCAAGGTGAAGAGGAAAGGGGGCTGGTTTAAGTTTATGAGTTTGAAGAGTGTTGTGGTGGGTCAGAAAGAGAGGCGGAGTGGGGATGAGAGGGATACGTCGTCGTCAGAGAAGGCGGGTGGCCGGAGGTCGAGTTCAGCCACAGATGATAGCCAGGATGGTGGTGGTTTGGTTCATGGGGGTGAGAGAGTGAGGGTTAGGCAGTATGGGAAGTCATTTAAGGAGGTTACAGGGCTTTATAGTAGCCCGAAGATTCAGGCTCATGAGGGATCCATTTGGTGCATTAAGTTTAGTTTGGATGGGAGGTATCTTGCTAGTGCGGGTGAGGATTGCATGATCCATGTTTGGCAGGTTTTTGAGTCAGAGAGGAAGGGCGAGCTGTTGGTGGAGAAACCGGAAGATGGGAATTTGAACATCATGTTTCTTGTGAATGGGTCGCCAGAGCCTTCATCTCCTGGCATGGACAATAATtcggagaagaagagaaggggGAGGTTGTCAGTTAGCAGAAAATCGTTGAGCTTGGACCAGTTAGTGGTGCCGGAAACTGTGTTTGCACTCACTGAAAAACCTGTTTGCTCCTTTAAGGGCCATCTCCATGATGTGCTTGACCTTTCTTGGTCCAAGTCTCAG CGCTTGCTCTCATCTTCGATGGACAAAACAGTGCGACTGTGGCATTTGTCTAGCAAGTCTTGTCTGAAAATTTTTTCCCACAGTGACTATG TAACTTGCATCCAGTTTAATCCTGTTGATGATAGATACTTCATTAGTGGATCTTTGGATGCTAAGGTTCGTATATGGAGCATTCCTGATCGACAAGTTGTAGATTGGACTGATTTACATGAGATGGTCACTGCTGCTTGTTATACGCCTGATGGTCAG GGTGTGCTAATTGGTACATACAAGGGTCGCTGCCATTTATATTATTCATCTG AAAATAAGTTGCAGCAGAAAAGTCAGATAAATTTGCAGAACAGGAAAAAGAGATCGAACCACAAGAAAATTACTGGCTTCCAG TTTGTTCCTGGAAGTTCATCAGAAGTACTTATCACTTCTTCTGATTCTCGAATTCGACTTGTTGATGGTGTTGATTTGGTTCATAAGTTTAAAG GGTTTCGGAATGCAAATAGCCAAATTTCTGCCTGCCTCACAGCAAATGGTAAATATGTTGTCTCAGCAAGTGAGGATTCTCATGTATACATCTGGAAAAATGAAGCTGATTGCAGACCTAACAGGAGTAAAGGTGTGGCTGTGACAAGCACATATGAACATTTTCACTGTAAAGATGTGTCAGTGGCCATTCCTTGGCCAGGTATGGATGATACATGGGAGATGCATGATCCATATTTTGCAGAAGAACCTGAGCTTGATGATGATGGGGATGAGGTCTTTTCGGCCAATCATCCTCCTACTCCTGTAGAGGAAAATCTATGTTCTGAGGGTTCCCAATTTGCTTCAGGTTGCAATAGCAGTCCACTTCATGGAACCATTGCAAGTGCTACAGATAGTTATTTTCTTGATAGAATTTCTGCGACATGGCCTGAGGAAAAACTTCTAACTACAAGGGACCGAAGCCCTCAGGTAAGTGTGGATTTATCTAAAGGGGTGAATCAAAACATGTCAGCCTGGGGTATGGTGATTGTAACTGCCGGCCTTCAAGGGGAAATTAAGATTTTCCAAAATTTTGGATTGCCACTTGGTATATAA
- the LOC100820217 gene encoding WD repeat-containing protein 44 isoform X2, with protein sequence MTQEAVDHDHEEDDTESCFFQDSNDRLLSSSSCSTSTSDDDTPTPQNDTLTPHNDTNATKNIASLNALPQFPFPTMCKYDAWISEPSSLSERRSRLLRQFGLPAPPPSSAAIPRSASSHHCTDTFSTTAAATIPRSKSDNTADRGTKHCKSSVVPIHDNDDGFLVNNNNNNNNNNNNNNNNNNNNNNNNNNSNNRGRGGSVCVNNNRICVSVYEDDDGGGGIGEGNVNVSNVVDETVQACTIRDLDNGKEFVVKEDGVWNEVKEVGTGRRLTVEEFEMTVGHSPIVQELMRRQNVEEGGNGEGVDGDGGGGGVGGGGGDEGDGGKVKRKGGWFKFMSLKSVVVGQKERRSGDERDTSSSEKAGGRRSSSATDDSQDGGGLVHGGERVRVRQYGKSFKEVTGLYSSPKIQAHEGSIWCIKFSLDGRYLASAGEDCMIHVWQVFESERKGELLVEKPEDGNLNIMFLVNGSPEPSSPGMDNNSEKKRRGRLSVSRKSLSLDQLVVPETVFALTEKPVCSFKGHLHDVLDLSWSKSQRLLSSSMDKTVRLWHLSSKSCLKIFSHSDYVTCIQFNPVDDRYFISGSLDAKVRIWSIPDRQVVDWTDLHEMVTAACYTPDGQGVLIGTYKGRCHLYYSSENKLQQKSQINLQNRKKRSNHKKITGFQFVPGSSSEVLITSSDSRIRLVDGVDLVHKFKAKFLPASQQMVNMLSQQVRILMYTSGKMKLIADLTGVKVWL encoded by the exons ATGACCCAAGAAGCCGTGGACCACGACCACGAAGAAGACGACACCGAGTCTTGCTTTTTCCAGGACTCCAACGACCGTTTACTCTCCTCTTCTTCCTGCTCCACCTCCACCTCCGACGACGACACTCCCACTCCCCAAAACGACACCCTCACTCCCCACAACGACACTAACGCCACCAAAAACATTGCCTCCCTCAATGCCCTCCCACAATTTCCTTTTCCAACTATGTGCAAGTACGACGCCTGGATCTCCGAACCCTCCTCCCTCTCCGAACGCCGCTCCCGCCTCCTCCGCCAGTTCGGCCTCCCCGCACCGCCGCCATCCTCCGCCGCAATCCCCCGATCAGCCTCCTCTCACCATTGCACCGACACTTTCTCCACCACCGCCGCCGCCACGATTCCCCGATCGAAATCCGACAACACCGCGGATCGCGGCACCAAGCATTGCAAGTCCTCGGTTGTTCCAATCCACGACAATGACGACGGTTTTctagtaaataataataataataataataataataataataataataataataataataataataataataataataataataatagtaataatcgTGGTCGTGGTGGTTCTGTTTGTGTGAATAATAATAGGATTTGTGTGAGTGTGTATGAGgatgatgatggtggtggcGGAATTGGGGAGGGTAATGTCAATGTCAGTAATGTGGTTGATGAAACTGTGCAAGCGTGTACGATTAGGGATTTGGATAATGGGAAGGAGTTTGTGGTGAAGGAGGATGGGGTGTGGAATGAGGTGAAGGAGGTGGGCACTGGGAGGCGTCTGACAGTGGAGGAGTTCGAGATGACGGTGGGGCATTCACCGATTGTTCAGGAGCTCATGAGGAGGCAGAATGTGGAGGAAGGTGGTAATGGGGAGGGTGTGgatggtgatggtggtggtggtggtgttggtggtggtggtggtgatgaggGGGATGGTGGCAAGGTGAAGAGGAAAGGGGGCTGGTTTAAGTTTATGAGTTTGAAGAGTGTTGTGGTGGGTCAGAAAGAGAGGCGGAGTGGGGATGAGAGGGATACGTCGTCGTCAGAGAAGGCGGGTGGCCGGAGGTCGAGTTCAGCCACAGATGATAGCCAGGATGGTGGTGGTTTGGTTCATGGGGGTGAGAGAGTGAGGGTTAGGCAGTATGGGAAGTCATTTAAGGAGGTTACAGGGCTTTATAGTAGCCCGAAGATTCAGGCTCATGAGGGATCCATTTGGTGCATTAAGTTTAGTTTGGATGGGAGGTATCTTGCTAGTGCGGGTGAGGATTGCATGATCCATGTTTGGCAGGTTTTTGAGTCAGAGAGGAAGGGCGAGCTGTTGGTGGAGAAACCGGAAGATGGGAATTTGAACATCATGTTTCTTGTGAATGGGTCGCCAGAGCCTTCATCTCCTGGCATGGACAATAATtcggagaagaagagaaggggGAGGTTGTCAGTTAGCAGAAAATCGTTGAGCTTGGACCAGTTAGTGGTGCCGGAAACTGTGTTTGCACTCACTGAAAAACCTGTTTGCTCCTTTAAGGGCCATCTCCATGATGTGCTTGACCTTTCTTGGTCCAAGTCTCAG CGCTTGCTCTCATCTTCGATGGACAAAACAGTGCGACTGTGGCATTTGTCTAGCAAGTCTTGTCTGAAAATTTTTTCCCACAGTGACTATG TAACTTGCATCCAGTTTAATCCTGTTGATGATAGATACTTCATTAGTGGATCTTTGGATGCTAAGGTTCGTATATGGAGCATTCCTGATCGACAAGTTGTAGATTGGACTGATTTACATGAGATGGTCACTGCTGCTTGTTATACGCCTGATGGTCAG GGTGTGCTAATTGGTACATACAAGGGTCGCTGCCATTTATATTATTCATCTG AAAATAAGTTGCAGCAGAAAAGTCAGATAAATTTGCAGAACAGGAAAAAGAGATCGAACCACAAGAAAATTACTGGCTTCCAG TTTGTTCCTGGAAGTTCATCAGAAGTACTTATCACTTCTTCTGATTCTCGAATTCGACTTGTTGATGGTGTTGATTTGGTTCATAAGTTTAAAG CCAAATTTCTGCCTGCCTCACAGCAAATGGTAAATATGTTGTCTCAGCAAGTGAGGATTCTCATGTATACATCTGGAAAAATGAAGCTGATTGCAGACCTAACAGGAGTAAAGGTGTGGCTGTGA